The Thermobispora bispora DSM 43833 genome window below encodes:
- a CDS encoding ABC transporter ATP-binding protein encodes MTAATGRRLGRGDLGRTEDKAPGLRAADRSALQTIREGLRLSPEFRRGLPLTLALAVLATAGKIIVPVAVQQVIDEGLRSPVPDVAFIRNAVALCALAVLGTALCGYLMNVRLYRSTEQGLATLRGKAFRHVHDLSMLTQSSERRGALVSRVTGDVDQISAFMQWGGLMIIVSAGQLVVATALMAVYSWQLTVLVWACFVPLTVALPRIQRMISRAYVRVRERAGDVLAAVSETVVGGAVVRAYGVEDRIAERIDRAVDAMRTAQTRAQKLVGLTFPLTELVASVAVALVVVAGVRLGVDGTITAGRLIAFLFLITLFISPLQTATEILNEAQNAVAGWRRVLDVLDTPRTVADPEDGVTLPRGPISVRFENVCFAYPGGPPVLHDISEEIRPGSRVAIVGETGSGKSTFAKLLTRLMDPTSGRILVNGVDLRRVAFSSLRRRIVMVPQEGFLFDGSLADNIRLGRLDATREEIERALEELGIADWAASLPAGLDTPVGQRGESLSAGERQLVAIARAYLADPDLLLLDEATSAVDPATEVRLARALEGVVRGRTAVSIAHRLSTAEAADEVLVFQNGRIVERGPHAELLAAGGVYAGLYASWASAVGT; translated from the coding sequence GTGACCGCTGCGACGGGGCGCCGGTTGGGACGCGGTGACCTCGGCAGGACGGAGGACAAGGCCCCCGGGCTCCGGGCGGCCGACCGCTCGGCACTGCAGACGATCAGAGAGGGGCTGCGGCTGTCGCCGGAGTTCCGGCGCGGGCTGCCGCTCACCCTCGCGCTCGCCGTGCTCGCCACGGCCGGGAAGATCATCGTGCCGGTCGCCGTGCAGCAGGTGATCGACGAGGGCCTCCGCTCGCCCGTGCCCGATGTGGCGTTCATCCGGAACGCGGTCGCGCTCTGCGCGCTCGCCGTGCTCGGCACCGCGCTGTGCGGCTACCTGATGAACGTCCGGCTCTACCGGTCCACGGAGCAGGGCCTGGCGACCTTGCGCGGCAAGGCGTTCCGGCACGTGCACGACCTGTCGATGCTCACCCAGAGCAGTGAGCGGCGCGGGGCGCTGGTCTCCCGGGTCACCGGGGACGTCGACCAGATCAGCGCGTTCATGCAGTGGGGCGGGCTGATGATCATCGTCTCCGCGGGCCAGCTCGTCGTCGCCACCGCGCTCATGGCGGTCTACTCCTGGCAGCTCACCGTGCTCGTGTGGGCGTGCTTCGTGCCGCTCACGGTGGCCCTGCCGCGGATCCAGCGCATGATCTCGCGCGCGTACGTGCGGGTGCGCGAACGCGCCGGGGACGTGCTCGCCGCGGTGAGCGAGACCGTGGTCGGCGGCGCCGTGGTCCGCGCCTACGGCGTGGAGGACCGGATCGCCGAGCGCATCGACCGGGCCGTGGACGCGATGCGGACCGCGCAGACCCGGGCCCAGAAGCTCGTCGGGCTCACCTTCCCCCTCACCGAGCTGGTCGCCTCGGTGGCGGTCGCCCTGGTCGTGGTCGCGGGCGTGCGGCTCGGCGTGGACGGGACGATCACCGCGGGGCGGCTCATCGCCTTCCTCTTCCTGATCACGCTGTTCATCAGCCCGCTGCAGACCGCCACCGAGATCCTCAACGAGGCGCAGAACGCGGTCGCCGGGTGGCGCCGGGTGCTGGACGTGCTCGACACCCCGCGCACGGTGGCCGATCCGGAGGACGGCGTGACGCTGCCGCGCGGCCCGATCTCCGTGCGGTTCGAGAACGTCTGCTTCGCCTACCCGGGCGGGCCGCCCGTGCTCCACGACATCTCCGAGGAGATCCGCCCGGGCAGCCGGGTGGCGATCGTGGGGGAGACCGGGTCGGGCAAGTCGACCTTCGCCAAGCTGCTCACCCGGCTCATGGACCCCACCTCGGGGCGGATCCTCGTCAACGGCGTGGACCTGCGCCGGGTCGCGTTCTCCTCGCTGCGGCGGCGGATCGTCATGGTCCCGCAGGAGGGGTTCCTGTTCGACGGGTCGCTGGCGGACAACATCCGGCTCGGGCGGCTCGACGCCACCCGGGAGGAGATCGAGCGCGCCCTGGAGGAGCTCGGCATCGCGGACTGGGCGGCGAGCCTGCCCGCCGGGCTGGACACCCCGGTCGGGCAGCGCGGCGAGTCGCTCTCCGCGGGGGAGCGGCAGCTCGTCGCGATCGCCCGGGCCTACCTCGCCGACCCGGACCTGCTCCTGCTCGACGAGGCGACCTCGGCCGTCGACCCGGCCACCGAGGTACGGCTCGCCCGGGCGCTCGAGGGGGTAGTCCGCGGCCGGACGGCCGTGTCGATCGCCCACCGGCTCTCCACGGCCGAGGCGGCCGACGAGGTCCTCGTCTTCCAGAACGGGCGGATCGTGGAGCGCGGCCCGCACGCCGAGCTCCTCGCCGCGGGCGGCGTCTACGCCGGGCTGTACGCCTCCTGGGCGTCGGCCGTGGGCACGTGA
- the hisI gene encoding phosphoribosyl-AMP cyclohydrolase, whose translation MPLDPEIAARLKRTPDGLVPAIVQQYDTGEVLMLAWMDDEALHRTLTTGRATYWSRSRREYWVKGATSGNIQLVKQVALDCDGDTILLKVDQVGAACHTGDRTCFDADVLQANGPS comes from the coding sequence ATGCCCCTGGACCCTGAGATCGCCGCACGGCTGAAGCGCACGCCGGACGGCCTGGTGCCCGCGATCGTGCAGCAGTACGACACCGGCGAGGTGCTGATGCTCGCCTGGATGGACGACGAGGCGCTGCACCGCACGCTCACCACGGGACGGGCCACCTACTGGTCGCGCAGCCGGCGCGAGTACTGGGTGAAGGGCGCCACGTCCGGGAACATCCAGCTCGTCAAGCAGGTGGCGCTCGACTGCGACGGCGACACCATCCTGCTCAAGGTCGATCAGGTCGGGGCCGCGTGCCACACCGGGGACCGCACCTGCTTCGACGCGGACGTGCTCCAGGCGAACGGCCCGTCATGA
- a CDS encoding Trp biosynthesis-associated membrane protein → MTIGGTSRSPARGEGAGTTARAARRAPLIWLVCCAAGAGLVLFAAGRTWATVAFPSAGPRPVQVALTGADLAASLTAAVLAALAAAVAVFAARGIARKAVAAVLALCGIAIAAACRNGVRVENAASVAREHVTAAVAFGGAPPEVSVASGWPIAAVAGGVVLFAAGVAAIVLGGRWPGLSSRFDRPDARRTRGGRAGSGGRNLWDAIDRGEDPTAGQP, encoded by the coding sequence ATGACCATCGGCGGAACGTCACGTTCCCCCGCCCGCGGCGAGGGCGCCGGCACCACCGCGCGCGCGGCGAGGCGGGCGCCGCTGATCTGGCTCGTGTGCTGCGCCGCCGGAGCCGGGCTCGTCCTGTTCGCGGCCGGCCGTACCTGGGCCACGGTGGCCTTCCCCTCGGCCGGCCCGCGCCCGGTCCAGGTCGCGCTCACCGGGGCCGACCTCGCCGCGTCGCTCACCGCCGCCGTGCTCGCCGCGCTCGCCGCCGCGGTCGCGGTGTTCGCCGCGCGGGGGATCGCGCGGAAGGCGGTCGCCGCCGTGCTCGCGTTGTGCGGGATCGCCATCGCCGCCGCCTGCCGCAACGGCGTCCGGGTGGAGAACGCCGCGTCCGTGGCCAGGGAGCACGTCACGGCCGCGGTGGCGTTCGGCGGGGCGCCGCCGGAGGTGAGCGTGGCATCGGGATGGCCGATCGCCGCCGTGGCGGGCGGGGTCGTCCTCTTCGCCGCCGGGGTGGCCGCGATCGTCCTGGGCGGGCGCTGGCCGGGGCTGTCGAGCCGGTTCGACCGGCCGGACGCGCGGCGGACCCGGGGCGGCCGGGCGGGGAGCGGCGGCCGGAATCTCTGGGACGCCATCGACCGGGGCGAGGACCCCACCGCCGGGCAGCCCTGA
- a CDS encoding DUF4190 domain-containing protein: MSGTTPPGVRYPTLAGGAPNPVHAAEADPSQGLDGGATDTRGMAVAALLLGVLGLFLFGFPSILGLIVGHVARGRDDRRSGDRRIAIAGLVLCYAGIAVWAAAGVAALGISVMRGTAGYL; this comes from the coding sequence ATGAGCGGAACGACCCCGCCGGGTGTCCGGTACCCCACGCTGGCGGGCGGCGCCCCGAACCCGGTGCACGCCGCCGAGGCGGATCCGTCCCAGGGCCTGGACGGCGGCGCCACGGACACCCGCGGCATGGCGGTCGCGGCACTGCTGCTCGGCGTGCTCGGCCTGTTCCTCTTCGGCTTCCCGTCGATCCTCGGCCTGATCGTCGGCCACGTCGCCCGCGGCAGGGATGACCGGCGCTCCGGCGACCGCCGGATCGCGATCGCGGGGCTGGTGCTGTGCTACGCCGGGATCGCCGTGTGGGCGGCGGCCGGCGTGGCCGCCCTCGGGATCTCCGTGATGCGCGGGACGGCCGGCTACCTCTGA
- a CDS encoding DUF2752 domain-containing protein, translating into MRTAGRGGGRARRMLLPLGTGACAAIAVACVAAVDPHRAGRLPLCPFFLLTGWYCPACGGLRAVHDLAHGDLAGALDMNPLVVAGAPVVLGIWARWTLRSWRGRPAREPFAHPILVLAAVAVVLVFWVARNTFVGRFLAP; encoded by the coding sequence ATGCGGACGGCCGGGCGAGGCGGCGGGCGGGCCCGCCGGATGCTCCTCCCGCTCGGGACCGGGGCGTGCGCCGCGATCGCGGTCGCCTGCGTCGCGGCGGTGGACCCGCACCGGGCCGGGCGCCTCCCGCTCTGCCCGTTCTTCCTGCTCACCGGGTGGTACTGCCCGGCGTGCGGCGGCCTGCGGGCCGTACACGACCTCGCGCACGGGGACCTGGCGGGCGCCCTCGACATGAACCCGCTCGTCGTGGCGGGCGCGCCCGTCGTGCTCGGCATATGGGCCCGCTGGACGTTACGATCATGGCGAGGGCGACCCGCGCGAGAGCCGTTCGCGCACCCCATCCTCGTCCTCGCAGCCGTGGCCGTCGTGCTCGTGTTCTGGGTGGCGCGCAACACATTCGTTGGGCGTTTCCTTGCCCCGTGA
- the trpC gene encoding indole-3-glycerol phosphate synthase TrpC, giving the protein MSVLDEIMRGVREDLEERQRQVPLDELKRRALRAPDPKDAYAALGGDRVSVIAEVKRSSPSRGQLAPIPDPAALAAEYEAGGAHAISVLTERRRFGGTLADLAAVRARVEVPVLRKDFIFTSYQLWEARAYGADLALLIVAVLDQPALVSLIERAESIGLAPLVEVHTEEELNRAIDAGAKIIGVNARNLKTLEVKREVFAELAPKIPDGVIKVAESGVRGPHDLLAYARAGADAVLVGESLVTGGNPKAAVHDLVTAGAHPATRQDSGHDRQL; this is encoded by the coding sequence GTGAGTGTTCTCGACGAGATCATGCGGGGGGTGCGTGAGGATCTCGAGGAACGGCAGCGGCAGGTACCGCTCGACGAGCTGAAGCGCCGGGCGCTCCGCGCCCCTGATCCCAAGGACGCCTACGCGGCGCTCGGCGGCGACCGGGTCTCGGTGATCGCCGAGGTCAAGCGGTCGAGCCCGTCGCGGGGCCAGCTCGCCCCGATCCCCGACCCGGCCGCCCTCGCCGCCGAGTACGAGGCGGGCGGCGCCCACGCGATCAGCGTGCTGACCGAGCGCCGCAGGTTCGGCGGCACGCTCGCCGACCTCGCCGCCGTGCGCGCCCGGGTCGAGGTCCCCGTGCTCCGCAAGGACTTCATCTTCACCTCCTACCAGCTCTGGGAGGCCCGCGCCTACGGCGCCGACCTCGCCCTGCTCATCGTGGCGGTGCTCGACCAGCCGGCGCTGGTCTCGCTGATCGAGCGGGCCGAGTCGATCGGGCTCGCCCCGCTGGTCGAGGTGCACACCGAAGAGGAGCTCAACCGGGCGATCGACGCGGGAGCCAAGATCATCGGTGTGAACGCGCGGAACCTCAAGACCCTCGAGGTGAAGCGCGAGGTGTTCGCCGAGCTCGCGCCCAAGATCCCCGACGGGGTGATCAAGGTCGCCGAGTCCGGCGTGCGCGGCCCGCACGACCTGCTCGCCTACGCGCGGGCGGGGGCCGACGCCGTGCTGGTCGGCGAGAGCCTGGTCACGGGCGGGAACCCCAAGGCGGCCGTCCACGACCTGGTCACCGCCGGCGCCCACCCGGCCACCCGCCAGGACAGCGGGCACGACAGGCAGCTTTGA
- the trpB gene encoding tryptophan synthase subunit beta, whose amino-acid sequence MVGHGVRGDDPDARGKFGVFGGRYVPEALIPALDQVAAEYEKARNDPAFVAELDHLLRTYAGRPTPITEVPRFARHAGGARILLKREDLTHTGAHKINNVLGQALLTKRLGKTRVIAETGAGQHGVATATAAALMGLECTIYMGAVDCERQALNVARMKLLGATVVPVTTGSQTLKDAINEAFRDWVTNVDHTHYVFGTVAGPHPFPEIVRDFARIIGVEARRQVLELTGRLPDAVAAAVGGGSNAIGIFHAFLDDEGVRLHGFEAAGRGADTDEHALTLTKGSVGVLHGARTYVLQDDEGQTLPSHSISAGLDYPGVGPEHAWLKETGRATYHGVTDDEAMEAFALLARTEGIIPALESAHALAGALRLGRELGPEATILVNLSGRGDKDMGTAMKYFNL is encoded by the coding sequence CTGGTCGGTCACGGCGTCCGCGGTGACGACCCGGACGCCCGCGGCAAGTTCGGCGTGTTCGGGGGCAGGTACGTGCCTGAGGCACTGATCCCGGCCCTCGACCAGGTGGCGGCCGAGTACGAGAAGGCGCGGAACGACCCGGCGTTCGTCGCCGAGCTCGACCACCTGCTCCGCACGTACGCCGGGCGGCCCACCCCGATCACCGAGGTGCCGCGGTTCGCCCGGCACGCGGGCGGCGCGCGCATCCTGCTCAAGCGCGAGGACCTCACCCACACCGGCGCCCACAAGATCAACAACGTGCTCGGCCAGGCCCTGCTCACCAAGCGGCTCGGCAAGACCCGGGTGATCGCGGAGACCGGAGCGGGCCAGCACGGCGTCGCCACCGCGACGGCCGCGGCGCTCATGGGGCTGGAGTGCACCATCTACATGGGCGCCGTCGACTGCGAGCGCCAGGCGCTCAACGTCGCGCGGATGAAGCTGCTCGGCGCGACCGTCGTGCCCGTGACGACCGGCAGCCAGACCCTCAAGGACGCGATCAACGAGGCGTTCCGCGACTGGGTCACCAACGTCGACCACACGCACTACGTGTTCGGCACGGTCGCCGGGCCGCACCCCTTCCCGGAGATCGTCCGCGACTTCGCCCGGATCATCGGGGTGGAGGCGCGGCGGCAGGTCCTCGAGCTCACCGGTCGGCTGCCCGACGCGGTCGCGGCCGCGGTCGGCGGCGGGTCCAACGCGATCGGCATCTTCCACGCCTTCCTCGACGACGAGGGGGTGCGCCTCCACGGCTTCGAGGCGGCCGGCCGCGGCGCGGACACGGACGAGCACGCGCTCACCCTGACCAAGGGGAGCGTCGGCGTGCTCCACGGCGCCCGCACCTACGTGCTGCAGGACGACGAGGGCCAGACGCTCCCGTCGCACTCGATCTCGGCCGGCCTCGACTACCCGGGGGTCGGCCCCGAGCACGCCTGGCTGAAGGAGACCGGCCGCGCCACCTACCACGGCGTCACCGATGACGAGGCGATGGAGGCCTTCGCCCTGCTCGCCCGGACCGAGGGCATCATCCCGGCCCTGGAGTCGGCGCACGCCCTCGCCGGCGCGCTGCGGCTCGGCCGCGAGCTCGGCCCGGAGGCGACCATCCTGGTGAACCTCTCCGGCCGCGGTGACAAGGACATGGGCACCGCGATGAAGTACTTCAACCTCTGA
- the trpA gene encoding tryptophan synthase subunit alpha has protein sequence MTTLQAVFEKARAEDRAALVGYLPAGFPTKDGAVAAATAMVEGGCDVIEIGLPYSDPLMDGPTIQDAVHRSLTNGTRIADVLRTVEQVARTGAATLVMTYWNPVDRYGPERFARDLASAGGAGTITPDLTPEEAGPWLEASRAAGIDTVFLIAPSSTEERIARVVECCTGFVYAASLMGVTGTRDTVSAAAEGLVKRARAHTTLPICVGLGVSSGAQAAEVARYADGVIVGSAFIKRLLDAPDEASGLAAVRALAEELARGVR, from the coding sequence ATGACGACTCTCCAGGCGGTGTTCGAGAAGGCGCGGGCCGAGGACCGGGCCGCCCTCGTCGGTTACCTTCCGGCCGGATTCCCCACCAAGGACGGCGCGGTCGCGGCCGCGACGGCGATGGTGGAGGGCGGCTGCGACGTGATCGAGATCGGCCTGCCGTACTCCGATCCGCTCATGGACGGGCCCACCATCCAGGACGCGGTGCACCGCTCGCTCACCAACGGCACCCGGATCGCCGACGTGCTCCGCACGGTCGAGCAGGTGGCCCGCACCGGGGCGGCCACGCTCGTCATGACGTACTGGAACCCGGTCGACCGCTACGGGCCCGAGCGCTTCGCGCGCGACCTCGCCTCGGCGGGCGGGGCCGGGACCATCACCCCCGACCTCACCCCGGAGGAGGCCGGGCCCTGGCTGGAGGCGAGCCGGGCCGCGGGGATCGACACGGTCTTCCTCATCGCGCCGAGCTCCACCGAGGAGCGGATCGCGCGCGTGGTGGAGTGCTGCACCGGCTTCGTCTACGCCGCCTCGCTCATGGGGGTCACCGGCACCCGGGACACGGTGAGCGCCGCGGCCGAGGGCCTGGTGAAGCGGGCCCGGGCGCACACCACGCTGCCCATCTGCGTGGGGCTCGGGGTGAGCTCGGGGGCGCAGGCGGCCGAGGTGGCCCGGTACGCCGACGGGGTCATCGTGGGCTCGGCCTTCATCAAGCGGCTGCTCGATGCGCCGGACGAGGCGTCCGGCCTCGCCGCGGTGCGCGCGCTCGCCGAGGAGCTCGCCCGCGGCGTGCGGTGA
- a CDS encoding DoxX family protein — MVQLASDTSVADRLRKVGSAHSSWITTAARLVLGGVLIVAGALKIGAPALSVQAVRAYQLLPEPVVTVVGYGLPVAEIIIGLLLVIGFFTRIAAVAAGLLMLAFVIGIASAWARGLRIDCGCFGGGGELAPGEDPGYLWELLRDFGLVLCAAWIAIKPPGRFAMDSALGLTPPPDREDERSGDGDGAA; from the coding sequence ATGGTTCAGTTGGCCTCCGACACCAGTGTGGCCGACCGGTTACGGAAAGTGGGGTCGGCGCACTCGTCCTGGATCACCACCGCGGCGCGTCTCGTGCTCGGCGGTGTGCTGATCGTCGCCGGCGCGCTCAAGATCGGCGCCCCTGCGCTGTCGGTGCAGGCGGTGCGCGCCTACCAGCTGCTCCCCGAACCGGTGGTCACGGTGGTGGGGTACGGCCTGCCGGTGGCGGAGATCATCATCGGCCTGCTGCTGGTCATCGGCTTCTTCACCAGGATCGCCGCGGTGGCCGCCGGGCTGCTCATGCTCGCGTTCGTCATCGGCATCGCGTCGGCGTGGGCCCGCGGGCTGCGGATCGACTGCGGATGCTTCGGCGGTGGCGGCGAGCTCGCCCCCGGTGAGGACCCGGGCTACCTCTGGGAGCTGCTCCGGGACTTCGGGCTGGTGCTCTGCGCGGCCTGGATAGCGATCAAGCCTCCTGGCCGGTTCGCGATGGACTCGGCGCTGGGGCTGACGCCGCCGCCGGATCGGGAGGACGAGCGGTCCGGCGACGGGGACGGCGCCGCCTGA
- a CDS encoding DsbA family protein — MSKRTSESARARVAAMREAQRRQERRRRIAMIVTVVLIVILAAGIGWWTVQRGQSEEVTGLAPITVQSDGSVVMAQPGVEAPVVDVYEDFQCPVCKEFGKTSGSTLKNLAKEGKAKVVYHVLTIFGQDPTRSNSIRAAAAARCVTDGVKWMEYHEKLYEEQPRETVSGFAIDDLVKWGKEVGITDPGFESCVRDQKHAAEHEKYSEQTINSAQIGGTPTVKVNGQEVPNEIIFVPSELRRAILEAGK; from the coding sequence GTGAGCAAGCGGACGAGTGAGTCGGCGCGGGCGCGGGTCGCGGCCATGCGGGAGGCCCAGCGCCGGCAGGAGCGGCGCCGGCGGATCGCCATGATCGTGACGGTCGTGCTGATCGTCATCCTGGCGGCCGGCATCGGGTGGTGGACCGTGCAGCGCGGCCAGTCGGAGGAGGTGACCGGCCTCGCGCCGATCACCGTTCAGTCCGACGGGTCGGTCGTGATGGCGCAGCCCGGGGTGGAGGCTCCCGTCGTCGACGTGTACGAGGACTTCCAGTGCCCCGTGTGCAAGGAGTTCGGCAAGACCAGCGGGTCGACGCTGAAGAACCTCGCCAAGGAGGGCAAGGCCAAGGTCGTCTACCACGTGCTCACGATCTTCGGCCAGGATCCCACCCGGTCGAACTCGATCCGCGCCGCCGCGGCGGCCCGCTGCGTGACGGACGGGGTCAAGTGGATGGAGTACCACGAGAAGCTCTACGAGGAGCAGCCCCGGGAGACCGTCTCCGGCTTCGCCATCGACGACCTCGTGAAGTGGGGCAAGGAGGTCGGGATCACCGACCCGGGCTTCGAGAGCTGCGTCCGCGACCAGAAGCACGCGGCCGAGCACGAGAAGTACAGCGAGCAGACCATCAACTCGGCGCAGATCGGCGGCACCCCGACCGTGAAGGTGAACGGCCAGGAGGTGCCCAACGAGATCATCTTCGTGCCGAGCGAGCTGCGCCGGGCGATCCTCGAGGCCGGTAAGTGA
- the lgt gene encoding prolipoprotein diacylglyceryl transferase yields MPVLASIPSPSQGVWYLGPIPIRAYALCIILGVIVAVWIGERRWRARGGEAGVITDLAVWAVPFGLVGGRLYHVITDWQLYFGADAPKRPIDALFIWEGGLGVWGAIALGAVGVWLGCRRRGLSFTAVGDTVVPGVAVAQGIGRWGNYFNQELFGGPTDLPWALEIEPGRPGTVPGVTTYHPAFLYEFLWDLALAAFLVYAGRRFALRHGRLIALYVAGYTAGRFWIEALRVDPAHHILGLRLNQWTCVVLFIAAVAYLWLRRGADAEERIRPEAAAGGPGADRPGGESPAPDRPDGGEGSPAAAVHRPGEREAAGEEGRRE; encoded by the coding sequence ATGCCGGTTCTCGCCTCGATCCCAAGCCCGTCACAGGGGGTCTGGTACCTCGGCCCGATCCCCATCCGCGCCTACGCGCTCTGCATCATCCTCGGCGTGATCGTCGCCGTCTGGATCGGCGAGCGCAGATGGCGGGCCCGCGGGGGCGAGGCCGGCGTGATCACGGACCTCGCCGTGTGGGCGGTGCCGTTCGGCCTGGTGGGCGGCCGCCTCTACCACGTCATCACCGACTGGCAGCTCTACTTCGGCGCCGATGCGCCCAAGCGGCCGATCGACGCCCTCTTCATCTGGGAGGGCGGGCTCGGCGTCTGGGGGGCCATCGCGCTCGGCGCGGTCGGGGTGTGGCTCGGCTGCCGCAGAAGAGGGCTGTCGTTCACCGCCGTGGGCGACACGGTGGTCCCCGGGGTGGCGGTCGCCCAGGGCATCGGCCGCTGGGGGAACTACTTCAACCAGGAGCTGTTCGGGGGGCCCACCGACCTGCCGTGGGCGCTGGAGATCGAGCCGGGCCGCCCCGGCACGGTCCCCGGCGTGACCACCTACCACCCGGCGTTCCTCTACGAGTTCCTGTGGGACCTCGCCCTGGCCGCCTTCCTCGTCTACGCCGGCCGGAGGTTCGCGCTCCGGCACGGCCGGCTGATCGCGCTGTACGTGGCCGGCTACACGGCGGGGAGGTTCTGGATCGAGGCCCTGCGGGTCGACCCCGCCCACCACATCCTGGGCCTGCGGCTCAACCAGTGGACGTGTGTGGTGCTCTTCATCGCCGCGGTCGCGTACCTCTGGCTGCGCCGCGGCGCGGACGCCGAGGAGCGGATCCGGCCGGAGGCCGCGGCGGGCGGGCCCGGGGCGGACCGGCCCGGCGGCGAGAGCCCTGCGCCGGACCGGCCGGACGGCGGGGAGGGGAGCCCTGCCGCGGCGGTCCACCGCCCGGGTGAGCGGGAGGCCGCCGGGGAGGAGGGCCGGCGTGAGTGA